A single window of Gimesia chilikensis DNA harbors:
- the cls gene encoding cardiolipin synthase, translated as MSITGIVVEIHILIEILVIIRVILRPHREPTSRLAWIVVIATIPVAGILAYLLLGEVNIGHRRVTRMQRVLAGLPHYSAPRDTCNHPALPSVPERYEHLFRVGHSISNFEPAEGNQARLLPDSNTVIDEMIRDIDAAQDHVHLLFYIWLPDNNGCKVVEALKRAAARGVKCRAMADGLGSRLMIKSAHWREMSQAGVHVAVALPIGNPLKRMLIGRIDLRNHRKIVVIDGGITYCGSQNCSDAEFRIKAKFAPWVDAVVRFEGPIARQNQYLFLSDWMTYVDEDLSDLLASPVTSFEHGLPAQVIGTGPTVRNSAMPEMFTALIHTSRRELVISTPYFVPNEPLQEALCATAYRGVDTRIIFPAHNDSRFVAAASRSYYRELLEAGVKIYEYTGGLLHAKTLTFDGEITLIGSANMDRRSFDLNYENNILLYDPKLTTAVRGRQAEYLAGAKEITLEDVTNWSLPHRFWNNSVAMLGPVL; from the coding sequence ATGAGCATCACCGGAATCGTGGTGGAGATTCACATCCTGATCGAGATTCTGGTGATCATTCGCGTCATTCTGCGACCGCATCGCGAACCAACGTCCCGCCTGGCCTGGATCGTGGTGATCGCCACAATACCCGTCGCCGGGATCCTGGCGTATCTGCTGCTCGGAGAGGTCAACATTGGTCACCGCCGCGTTACCCGCATGCAGCGGGTACTGGCGGGGCTGCCTCATTACTCTGCGCCCCGGGACACCTGTAATCACCCGGCACTCCCTTCTGTCCCCGAACGCTACGAACATCTGTTTCGCGTGGGCCATTCCATCAGCAATTTTGAACCGGCCGAAGGCAACCAGGCCCGTCTGTTGCCCGACTCGAATACTGTCATTGATGAAATGATCCGTGATATCGACGCTGCCCAGGATCATGTGCACCTGCTGTTTTATATCTGGCTCCCCGACAATAACGGCTGCAAGGTCGTCGAAGCCCTCAAGCGGGCTGCCGCCCGCGGTGTGAAGTGCCGGGCAATGGCGGACGGTCTGGGTTCTCGCCTGATGATCAAGTCTGCGCACTGGCGTGAGATGAGCCAGGCGGGCGTCCATGTGGCAGTGGCCCTGCCCATCGGGAATCCCCTGAAACGCATGCTGATTGGCCGCATCGATCTCCGGAATCACCGCAAGATTGTCGTCATCGATGGAGGCATTACCTACTGCGGCAGCCAGAACTGTTCCGATGCGGAATTTCGGATCAAAGCAAAATTCGCTCCCTGGGTCGATGCCGTCGTCCGCTTTGAAGGTCCCATTGCCCGCCAGAACCAGTACCTGTTTCTCAGTGACTGGATGACCTATGTCGATGAAGACCTGTCTGACCTGCTCGCTTCACCAGTAACGTCGTTCGAACACGGACTTCCCGCCCAGGTGATCGGCACCGGTCCGACCGTGCGAAATTCGGCGATGCCCGAAATGTTCACAGCCCTGATTCACACATCACGCCGCGAACTGGTTATCTCAACCCCCTATTTCGTGCCTAACGAACCGCTGCAGGAAGCCCTGTGCGCGACCGCCTATCGGGGCGTCGATACCCGCATCATATTCCCGGCTCACAACGACTCCCGTTTCGTGGCCGCCGCCAGTCGCAGCTATTACCGGGAACTCCTGGAGGCAGGAGTGAAGATTTACGAATATACCGGTGGTCTACTGCACGCCAAGACGCTCACCTTCGACGGGGAGATCACGTTGATCGGATCAGCGAATATGGACCGACGCAGCTTCGATCTGAATTACGAAAACAACATCCTGCTCTACGATCCGAAACTGACGACCGCAGTCCGGGGACGCCAGGCAGAATACCTGGCCGGTGCGAAAGAAATTACCCTGGAAGATGTCACCAACTGGTCATTACCGCATCGCTTCTGGAACAACTCAGTCGCGATGCTGGGCCCTGTTTTATGA
- a CDS encoding anion transporter: MSTYVVLVYIAVYLSMLLGGIPGLRVDRTGAALLGAILLLAGQGITEQQALNSIDVPTLALLFGLMVVSAQFQLGGFYGYVLQRVVLYDMAPATLLAAVIALTGALSAILTNDVVCLAVAPLLSRLCLNKRLNPVPFLLALACAANIGSAATLIGNPQNILIGESLQLSFNRYLLIATPPCLLGLALVWWVIVKVYRDQWMVSPGESIPSEEPPFNRWQTLKGTVILLLLVVCFMFAPWPRELMALCAAGVLLLSRTFYSRSVMGLVDWPLLVLFISLFIVNEAFQLAGGMDWLMSHTEAAGISLSEPVPLFVGTAVLSNLVSNVPAIMLLLPVVEGSSMGALLALSSTLAGNLIIVGSVANIIVVETARQVGIKISFRTHARVGIPVTLGSLLIAGGWLWLVT; this comes from the coding sequence ATGAGTACCTATGTTGTTCTGGTTTACATCGCCGTCTATTTAAGCATGCTGCTGGGGGGCATCCCCGGCCTGCGCGTTGACCGTACTGGTGCTGCGCTGCTGGGAGCGATTCTCCTGCTGGCCGGACAAGGCATTACGGAGCAGCAGGCGCTCAACTCGATCGACGTACCAACACTGGCGTTACTTTTCGGTTTGATGGTCGTCTCGGCCCAGTTCCAGCTGGGAGGCTTTTACGGCTACGTGTTGCAGCGCGTGGTGCTGTATGACATGGCTCCCGCGACACTGCTGGCTGCAGTGATTGCTCTGACCGGGGCACTCAGTGCGATTCTGACGAATGATGTTGTCTGTCTGGCGGTTGCTCCCCTGCTGTCTCGTCTCTGTCTCAACAAACGGCTCAACCCCGTCCCGTTTCTGCTGGCCCTGGCTTGTGCAGCGAATATCGGCAGTGCAGCCACGTTGATTGGCAATCCACAGAATATCCTGATTGGTGAATCACTTCAGCTGTCATTTAATCGATATCTGCTGATTGCAACGCCTCCCTGTCTGCTCGGCCTGGCACTGGTCTGGTGGGTCATTGTCAAAGTATATCGGGATCAATGGATGGTCTCTCCTGGGGAGAGCATTCCGTCTGAGGAGCCCCCTTTCAATCGCTGGCAGACCCTGAAGGGAACCGTGATTCTGTTGCTGTTGGTTGTGTGCTTTATGTTTGCTCCCTGGCCTCGGGAACTGATGGCACTTTGTGCGGCCGGCGTCCTCCTGCTCAGCCGTACTTTTTATTCCCGGAGCGTGATGGGACTGGTCGACTGGCCTTTGCTGGTCCTGTTTATCAGCCTGTTCATTGTCAATGAGGCATTCCAGCTGGCGGGAGGCATGGACTGGTTGATGTCTCATACAGAAGCTGCCGGGATTTCGCTTTCCGAACCGGTGCCGCTGTTTGTGGGAACGGCGGTGTTGAGTAATCTGGTTTCCAATGTCCCGGCAATCATGTTGCTGTTACCGGTCGTAGAAGGCAGCAGTATGGGGGCGTTACTGGCCCTGAGCAGCACCCTGGCGGGTAACTTGATCATCGTAGGAAGTGTGGCGAATATCATTGTGGTGGAAACAGCCCGGCAGGTGGGAATCAAAATCAGTTTCCGCACACATGCGAGAGTCGGGATTCCTGTCACGCTGGGCAGCCTGCTGATCGCGGGAGGCTGGCTCTGGCTGGTGACCTGA
- a CDS encoding DUF1501 domain-containing protein: protein MTDNFYASSIQPCPGPVNRRGFLRMGLAGFASLSLPGILRLRAASPVQKKKDNTAVIMVWQPGGCSHIDTYDPKPTAPVEYRGPFNTIRTSVPGIDFTELLPMQAKIADKFTVLRSMRHGSPGHPAGTLRMLTGDTDIRDKTNPKYPDWMCVTNYLRSKQGPRENPLPPYVGINFSSQRVGAAYLGDAYGPFTVSGDPNRPNFSVPNIGLSNASEVKQLDRRADLRAKLDTLERSFDQAGELEALDEFEAQALTLLTNPKAKDAFDLSKEDDKTRDRYGRNSWGQQLLMARRLVEAGVDVISTSLSGPLCGRVNNWDDHAVNHHVFDALRFRAQAYDQAVSALIEDIYDRGLDERVLVVVTGEFGRTPKVNYQPSTGEGNASAPAGTKQPGRDHWPRAFSNIWAGGGIETGRFIGASDKLGEDSIERICGAGDFLATIYHHLGIDSSNVFIEDFNGRPTPIIADQGKPIPELLG, encoded by the coding sequence ATGACAGACAACTTTTATGCTTCATCGATTCAACCCTGTCCGGGACCGGTCAATCGTCGTGGCTTTCTTCGCATGGGACTCGCTGGCTTTGCTTCACTGAGCCTGCCAGGCATTCTGCGTCTCCGGGCCGCCAGCCCGGTGCAGAAGAAAAAAGATAATACGGCCGTCATCATGGTCTGGCAGCCGGGTGGATGCTCGCACATTGACACGTACGATCCGAAACCAACGGCTCCCGTTGAGTATCGTGGTCCGTTCAATACGATCCGTACCAGCGTACCGGGGATTGATTTCACCGAACTGCTGCCGATGCAGGCGAAGATTGCGGACAAATTCACCGTGCTGCGTTCCATGCGTCACGGCAGTCCGGGCCATCCCGCGGGAACGCTGCGGATGCTGACCGGCGATACAGACATTCGCGATAAAACGAATCCCAAGTATCCGGACTGGATGTGCGTCACGAATTATCTGCGTTCCAAGCAGGGACCGCGGGAAAATCCGTTGCCACCCTATGTCGGCATCAACTTCTCTTCGCAGAGAGTCGGGGCGGCTTATCTGGGCGATGCCTACGGTCCGTTTACGGTATCCGGAGATCCGAACAGGCCGAATTTCAGCGTGCCTAATATCGGTCTGTCCAATGCCTCTGAAGTGAAGCAGCTGGATCGCCGGGCTGATCTCCGTGCAAAACTGGATACACTGGAACGCTCCTTCGATCAGGCCGGGGAACTCGAAGCACTGGATGAATTCGAAGCCCAGGCGTTGACTCTGCTGACCAATCCCAAGGCAAAAGACGCATTCGATCTCAGTAAAGAAGATGACAAGACACGCGATCGCTACGGTCGTAACTCCTGGGGACAGCAGCTGCTGATGGCGCGTCGCCTGGTAGAAGCGGGCGTCGATGTGATTTCGACCAGTCTCAGTGGTCCCCTCTGTGGTCGCGTGAATAACTGGGACGACCACGCAGTGAATCATCACGTGTTTGATGCCCTCCGTTTCCGGGCACAAGCTTACGACCAGGCCGTCTCGGCTCTGATCGAAGACATCTACGACCGGGGCCTGGATGAACGCGTGCTGGTTGTGGTGACAGGTGAATTTGGCCGGACTCCCAAGGTGAATTACCAGCCCAGTACCGGGGAAGGAAACGCGAGTGCTCCCGCCGGAACCAAGCAGCCTGGTCGCGACCACTGGCCACGTGCGTTCTCCAATATCTGGGCCGGTGGCGGTATCGAGACTGGCCGCTTCATCGGTGCCAGCGATAAGCTGGGCGAAGATTCCATCGAACGTATCTGCGGCGCAGGCGATTTCCTGGCGACGATTTACCACCATCTGGGCATCGATTCCTCGAACGTCTTCATCGAAGATTTCAACGGACGTCCGACACCCATTATCGCCGACCAGGGCAAACCGATTCCGGAACTGCTGGGTTAG
- a CDS encoding serine protease, with protein MKALRPQLSLVVGICLITLGLTASTANAQSVCLPAPRLLTTMPMGGQAGTTFEIKIAGEDIDDAEELNFSHPGITAEPKLDKNGLPIANQYVVTIAKDCPVGVHEARVMTRLGLSTSRAFNVGDLTEAVQTPGKNDSLESAMQLDLNSICNAIMTSRKIDYYSFEAKEGQRVVVDCAAKGIDSKLNPVVIIANERGMDLVVERRGGMLDFKVPQTGKYVIKVHGLTYDGGPHHFYRLAVKAVQPDELVKRLPSIQSVSAFSWPPAGLTDDKILPEAEPNNKHAEAQKITLPCDITGSFYPAADVDTFEFNAKKGEVWWVEVASERLGRPTDPSIVVQQVTGTGADEKRTDLVELKDIPSPVKVSSNGYSYDGPPYNAGSSDILGKMVIKQDGVHRLQIRDLFGGTRNDPKNIYRLVIRKAAPDFAIVGWALHMNLRNGDRNALSKPIALRGGATMPFEVVVVRRDGFDGEIELFMDNLPEGVTASGVRIPKGKSRGIMLITAEENAPQGYSSANFYGKATIDGKEISHPCYLASMQWPVKNAWSEIPSPRLMADVPVSVTESEQAPITITPAEDKVFEVTAGEKLTIPLKHIRRSDFSGANITLKTFGDGFEGNPAFDATLKGDSSEAVLDLAKLKPAPGEYNIAFYGYAVARYRENPTGVALAEAGLKQAKLEAEALSANADKLAKIAESAPDAERPGANSAAKEAAAKAKAAQSDITKADKQLKAAVARAKPKDIVDIIVSTPIRVRVNPAKKAQ; from the coding sequence ATGAAAGCTCTTCGACCGCAACTTTCTCTCGTTGTGGGGATCTGTCTCATCACGCTGGGGCTGACTGCTTCCACCGCGAACGCACAGTCCGTCTGCCTGCCCGCACCGCGTCTGCTGACCACGATGCCCATGGGCGGACAGGCCGGCACAACGTTCGAAATCAAAATTGCCGGTGAAGATATTGATGATGCTGAAGAACTCAACTTTTCCCATCCCGGGATCACCGCGGAACCCAAGCTGGATAAAAATGGCCTGCCGATCGCCAATCAGTACGTGGTGACGATTGCCAAAGACTGTCCGGTGGGCGTTCATGAAGCCCGCGTGATGACTCGGCTTGGCCTCTCGACGTCACGTGCCTTCAACGTGGGAGACCTGACCGAAGCCGTTCAGACTCCCGGCAAGAACGATTCACTCGAATCAGCGATGCAACTGGATCTGAACTCAATCTGCAATGCCATCATGACCAGCCGTAAGATCGATTACTACTCCTTCGAGGCCAAAGAAGGGCAGCGGGTTGTCGTCGATTGTGCAGCTAAGGGAATCGATTCCAAACTGAATCCGGTCGTCATCATTGCCAATGAGCGTGGCATGGATCTGGTTGTTGAACGTCGTGGCGGCATGCTGGATTTCAAAGTTCCCCAGACCGGAAAATATGTGATTAAAGTGCACGGTCTGACTTACGATGGCGGTCCGCATCACTTTTATCGACTGGCTGTCAAAGCAGTACAGCCCGATGAGCTTGTAAAACGACTGCCTTCGATTCAATCCGTGAGCGCGTTTTCCTGGCCACCCGCCGGTCTGACCGATGATAAGATCCTTCCTGAAGCGGAACCGAATAACAAACACGCCGAAGCCCAGAAAATCACGCTGCCCTGTGACATTACCGGCAGCTTCTATCCCGCAGCCGACGTCGATACCTTCGAGTTCAACGCAAAGAAAGGGGAAGTCTGGTGGGTGGAAGTTGCTTCCGAACGTCTGGGGCGACCTACCGATCCTTCAATCGTCGTTCAGCAGGTCACCGGGACCGGTGCAGATGAGAAACGGACCGACCTGGTCGAACTGAAAGACATTCCCAGTCCAGTCAAAGTCTCCAGCAACGGTTATTCTTATGACGGACCTCCCTACAACGCTGGTTCTTCCGACATCCTCGGTAAGATGGTCATTAAGCAGGATGGCGTCCATCGGCTGCAGATTCGGGACCTGTTCGGGGGAACCCGCAACGATCCGAAAAATATTTACCGCCTGGTGATCCGCAAAGCGGCTCCCGACTTCGCAATTGTTGGCTGGGCGTTGCATATGAATCTGCGTAACGGAGACCGCAACGCGCTCTCCAAGCCCATCGCCCTGCGGGGAGGAGCGACGATGCCTTTCGAAGTAGTCGTGGTACGCCGCGATGGCTTTGATGGCGAAATCGAACTGTTCATGGATAACCTGCCTGAGGGAGTAACCGCCAGCGGAGTGAGGATTCCCAAAGGCAAGTCACGGGGTATCATGCTGATTACGGCTGAAGAAAATGCTCCCCAGGGATACTCGAGCGCCAACTTCTACGGCAAAGCGACCATTGATGGCAAAGAGATAAGCCATCCCTGTTACCTGGCTTCAATGCAGTGGCCGGTCAAAAATGCCTGGAGTGAAATCCCCAGTCCACGGCTGATGGCTGACGTTCCGGTATCGGTGACCGAGTCCGAACAGGCTCCAATCACGATTACCCCCGCGGAAGACAAAGTCTTTGAAGTCACCGCTGGTGAAAAACTGACCATTCCGCTCAAGCACATTCGTCGCAGCGATTTCTCGGGGGCGAATATTACTCTGAAGACCTTCGGCGATGGCTTTGAAGGCAACCCCGCCTTTGATGCTACTCTGAAAGGAGACAGCTCCGAAGCCGTGCTGGATCTGGCAAAACTCAAGCCAGCTCCCGGCGAATACAACATTGCATTTTACGGTTATGCCGTCGCCCGCTATCGGGAAAATCCGACTGGTGTCGCTCTTGCAGAAGCAGGACTCAAGCAGGCAAAACTGGAAGCGGAAGCCCTGTCTGCCAATGCAGACAAACTCGCAAAAATTGCCGAGTCTGCTCCTGATGCCGAACGTCCCGGTGCGAATTCCGCAGCGAAAGAGGCGGCAGCCAAAGCAAAAGCAGCTCAGAGCGACATCACAAAAGCCGATAAACAATTAAAGGCAGCCGTCGCTCGCGCCAAACCCAAAGATATCGTCGACATCATCGTCTCCACTCCGATTCGTGTTCGTGTCAATCCAGCTAAGAAGGCCCAATAG
- a CDS encoding DUF1549 domain-containing protein, which translates to MNILPQAVSTRRLFFGLTLLLASLYLSSATRAEDVKQPVSFVNDVIPILTKAGCNMGTCHAKAGGGQNGFQLSLLGFEPLEDYDSLVKEAHGRRLFPVAPTQSLLLTKATNETPHGGGKRLNRDSEGYQLIQRWIEEGAKWKTGAEPELVSVEVQPERGLVEMGEKQQLKAIAKYSDGSTRNVTHTALYESNIKSMADVDEAGLVKVNDIPGKVAIMVRYQGKIAVFTAAIPLNAPIQKVPSEKNFIDQYVFANLKELGIPPSPVCDDATFLRRVTIDICGRFPTEEETKTFLASTEADKRDKLVERLLQSPNYADYFASKWTPLLKNRRDAASDITPNFAFHAWIRDSMLANVPYDQLVRELLGATGTVVSNPPVAWYKRVKDPKEQLEDIAQLFLGVRMQCAQCHHHPFERWSQDDYYGLAAFFSQIGRKPTGVQGEDLIFHQRGIAQAKNVKSGEMLKPVALGDSVGEISPDEDPRLKLVNWMSSPENPFFAKALVNRYWKHFFKRALIEPEDDIRDTNPPSNPELMAALEEHFIKSGFDLKALIKVITQSHTYQLSSMPNEYNLHDRQNYSRFYPRRLQAEVMLDSIDDLAGSTSSFANLPPGTRAIALPDNSYTNSSAFLKVFGRPNSASVCECEREQTSSLAQSLHLMNSSEVKSKLAAGGGRAAQLAKEDEPIEARVKELYMAAFSREPRPEELQTAIEFLTTPVEDGKTKADAKKKPTNKDFQDLIWALMNTKEFLFNH; encoded by the coding sequence ATGAATATCTTGCCTCAAGCAGTATCGACGCGTCGGTTATTTTTCGGTTTGACTCTTCTGCTGGCCTCACTTTATCTCAGTAGTGCCACCCGTGCGGAAGACGTAAAACAGCCGGTCAGTTTTGTGAATGATGTCATTCCCATCCTGACGAAAGCAGGCTGTAACATGGGAACCTGTCATGCGAAAGCAGGGGGAGGGCAGAACGGTTTTCAGCTCTCGCTGCTGGGATTCGAACCGCTCGAAGATTACGACAGTCTGGTTAAGGAAGCACACGGACGACGTCTGTTTCCTGTCGCTCCTACCCAGAGTCTGCTGCTGACCAAAGCGACCAACGAAACACCACATGGCGGCGGCAAGCGACTGAATCGGGATTCCGAAGGTTACCAGTTGATTCAGCGCTGGATTGAAGAAGGCGCGAAATGGAAGACCGGCGCTGAGCCGGAACTGGTCTCCGTCGAAGTGCAGCCCGAACGCGGTCTGGTTGAGATGGGCGAAAAACAGCAACTCAAGGCCATCGCCAAATATTCCGACGGTTCAACCCGTAACGTAACGCACACCGCGTTATATGAATCCAACATTAAATCGATGGCGGACGTCGACGAAGCAGGGCTTGTCAAAGTCAACGACATCCCGGGTAAAGTCGCCATTATGGTTCGTTACCAGGGAAAGATCGCGGTCTTTACCGCAGCGATCCCTCTCAACGCCCCGATTCAGAAAGTCCCCAGCGAAAAGAATTTCATCGATCAATATGTGTTTGCCAACCTCAAAGAGCTGGGCATTCCTCCTTCACCAGTCTGTGACGATGCAACCTTCCTCCGCCGGGTGACGATTGATATCTGTGGTCGTTTTCCCACAGAAGAAGAAACAAAAACATTCCTGGCCAGCACCGAAGCCGACAAGCGGGACAAACTTGTAGAGCGTCTGCTGCAGAGCCCGAACTATGCGGATTACTTCGCATCCAAATGGACTCCGCTCCTCAAAAACCGTCGGGACGCCGCCAGCGATATTACTCCGAACTTTGCTTTCCACGCCTGGATCCGCGACAGCATGCTGGCCAACGTGCCCTACGATCAACTTGTTCGCGAGCTGCTGGGCGCAACCGGAACCGTCGTCAGCAATCCGCCAGTCGCCTGGTACAAACGGGTTAAGGACCCCAAGGAACAGCTCGAAGATATCGCCCAGCTGTTTCTGGGAGTGCGTATGCAGTGTGCTCAGTGCCACCACCATCCGTTCGAACGTTGGAGCCAGGACGACTATTACGGTCTGGCCGCGTTCTTCTCACAGATTGGTCGCAAGCCTACCGGCGTTCAGGGAGAAGACCTGATCTTCCACCAGCGGGGTATAGCTCAGGCAAAGAATGTCAAATCAGGTGAAATGCTGAAGCCTGTTGCCCTGGGAGATTCTGTGGGCGAGATTTCACCCGATGAAGATCCCCGTCTGAAACTGGTCAACTGGATGAGTTCCCCGGAGAATCCCTTCTTCGCGAAGGCCCTGGTGAACCGCTACTGGAAGCATTTCTTCAAGCGGGCCCTGATTGAACCTGAGGATGACATTCGGGATACCAATCCCCCTTCGAATCCGGAACTGATGGCTGCTCTGGAAGAACATTTCATTAAGTCCGGATTCGATCTGAAGGCACTGATCAAGGTGATTACCCAGTCGCACACGTATCAGTTGAGTTCGATGCCCAACGAATACAATCTGCACGATCGGCAGAATTATTCGCGGTTCTATCCGCGACGACTGCAGGCCGAGGTGATGCTCGATTCCATTGATGACCTGGCCGGGTCAACCAGTTCGTTCGCGAACCTGCCGCCGGGGACTCGTGCGATCGCCTTACCCGATAATAGTTACACCAATTCCTCAGCGTTTCTGAAAGTCTTTGGGCGTCCCAACAGTGCATCCGTCTGTGAATGCGAGCGGGAACAGACTTCCAGTCTGGCGCAGAGCCTGCACCTGATGAATTCGAGCGAGGTCAAGTCGAAGCTGGCAGCCGGTGGTGGCCGGGCCGCCCAACTCGCGAAAGAAGACGAGCCGATTGAAGCCCGGGTGAAAGAGCTCTACATGGCTGCTTTTTCGCGTGAGCCTCGTCCCGAAGAACTTCAAACCGCGATCGAATTTCTGACGACTCCGGTCGAAGATGGAAAAACCAAAGCGGATGCAAAGAAAAAACCGACCAACAAAGATTTCCAGGATCTGATCTGGGCCTTGATGAACACGAAGGAGTTTCTGTTCAATCACTAG
- a CDS encoding DUF1501 domain-containing protein: MTQFFSRRQFLAENAMGIGSVALAWLLNQEQAQARPKSVTAEQEHFDLKPKPAPMAPQAKAMISLFQHGGPAHMDLTDPKPELSKYSGTDFKGDIQYSFVNEASKKLLGSPWKFRKHGECGTELSELLPHLGEVADDICLIRSMHTGANGHEVSIRYFHGGIPGVVGRPNLGSWLVYGLGSESQNLPAYMVLTDPGGLPVDGVTNWSNGFMPSLFQGTVLRPKEPRILNLDAPAHLQGDLQAQNLELLQSLNRKHYEQHPHESDLEARIASYELAARMQTAAREALDLSQETQATQEMYGLNNPKTRDYGTRCLIARRLVERGVRFVQLFLGGQPWDNHSSIITGLPAICGRTDQPAAALVKDLKQRGMLDSTLVHWGGEIGRLPVTQDHGDPKKAGRDHNGQGFSIWLAGGGIKPGMTFGKTDEFGHKAVENVVTPNDFQATIMRLFGLDHQKLLFFYNGQEQMITNNRPARIVSEILNKPVPTVGGDA, translated from the coding sequence ATGACACAGTTTTTCAGCAGACGACAGTTTCTGGCAGAAAATGCGATGGGGATTGGCTCGGTTGCCCTGGCCTGGCTGTTGAACCAGGAGCAGGCCCAGGCACGCCCCAAAAGCGTGACCGCGGAGCAGGAACACTTCGACCTGAAGCCGAAACCCGCACCAATGGCACCACAGGCCAAAGCGATGATCTCGCTGTTCCAGCATGGCGGACCGGCGCACATGGATCTGACCGATCCCAAGCCGGAGCTGTCCAAGTACAGCGGCACCGATTTCAAAGGGGACATTCAATACAGCTTCGTGAATGAAGCCAGTAAGAAGCTGCTGGGCAGTCCCTGGAAATTTCGCAAACATGGTGAATGTGGCACCGAACTCTCAGAGCTGCTGCCGCACCTGGGGGAGGTCGCCGACGATATCTGCCTGATTCGTTCAATGCACACCGGGGCCAATGGACACGAAGTTTCCATCCGTTATTTTCACGGCGGCATTCCCGGCGTTGTCGGGCGACCGAATCTCGGTTCCTGGCTGGTATACGGTCTCGGATCGGAATCGCAGAACCTGCCCGCGTACATGGTACTCACCGATCCGGGCGGACTGCCTGTAGACGGCGTCACGAACTGGTCCAACGGGTTCATGCCTTCGCTGTTCCAGGGAACCGTACTGCGGCCCAAGGAGCCGCGGATTCTGAATCTGGATGCACCCGCGCATCTGCAGGGAGATCTTCAGGCACAGAACCTGGAACTGCTGCAGTCTTTGAACCGCAAACATTATGAGCAGCATCCGCATGAGTCCGATCTTGAAGCACGCATTGCCAGCTACGAACTCGCAGCGCGGATGCAGACCGCAGCCCGCGAAGCGCTCGACCTGTCACAGGAAACGCAGGCGACTCAGGAAATGTACGGTTTGAACAATCCCAAGACCCGCGACTATGGTACGCGCTGTCTGATTGCCCGGCGACTGGTAGAGCGGGGCGTTCGGTTCGTGCAGCTCTTCCTGGGAGGTCAGCCGTGGGATAATCACAGCAGTATCATTACGGGGCTGCCCGCGATCTGTGGTCGCACCGATCAACCGGCGGCGGCACTCGTTAAAGACCTCAAACAGCGCGGGATGCTGGATTCCACGCTGGTCCACTGGGGGGGCGAAATCGGTCGTCTGCCTGTGACCCAGGATCATGGCGATCCCAAGAAAGCGGGACGCGATCACAACGGGCAGGGCTTCAGTATCTGGCTGGCCGGCGGCGGAATCAAGCCGGGGATGACCTTCGGTAAAACCGATGAATTCGGCCACAAGGCCGTCGAGAATGTGGTCACCCCCAACGACTTCCAGGCAACCATCATGCGGCTGTTTGGGCTCGATCATCAGAAGTTGCTCTTCTTCTATAACGGACAGGAGCAAATGATTACTAATAATCGTCCAGCCCGGATCGTATCCGAGATCCTGAACAAACCGGTGCCAACCGTCGGCGGAGACGCCTGA